A genomic window from Sulfurimonas sp. includes:
- the metK gene encoding methionine adenosyltransferase, whose protein sequence is MSQKEYIFTSESVTEGHPDKMADQISDAILDYIIENDKNARVACETLVSNGFCVIAGELKTTAYAPMQEIAREVVQEIGYTDATYGFDHRSAAVLNGIGEQSPDINQGVDQESGEIGAGDQGLMFGYACRETDVLMPLPIYLAHRLTQRLAEVRKEGIVPYLRPDGKAQISVKYVDGNPVSVETVVISTQHSPETSQEQIHKDVIEEVIKHVIPADMMHDNTVYHINPTGKFVIGGPQGDAGLTGRKIIVDTYGGSCPHGGGAFSGKDPTKVDRSAAYAARWVAKNLVASGACDKATLQVAYAIGVVKPVSIMVDTQGTAKVDESKIEECVKELFDLSPKGIIDSLDLLRPIYRKTAAYGHFGREEFPWEQTNKVEEIKNFLNL, encoded by the coding sequence ATGTCACAAAAAGAGTACATATTTACTTCAGAGTCTGTAACAGAAGGGCATCCTGATAAGATGGCTGATCAAATCAGTGATGCAATTTTGGATTATATTATTGAAAATGATAAAAATGCCAGAGTAGCTTGTGAGACTCTGGTATCTAATGGTTTTTGTGTAATAGCAGGCGAACTGAAGACAACGGCATATGCGCCGATGCAAGAGATTGCAAGAGAAGTTGTTCAGGAGATAGGCTATACAGATGCTACCTATGGATTTGACCATAGATCTGCAGCTGTATTAAATGGTATCGGTGAGCAGTCACCTGATATTAATCAAGGTGTTGACCAAGAGAGTGGTGAGATCGGCGCAGGTGACCAAGGACTTATGTTTGGTTATGCTTGTCGTGAAACAGATGTACTTATGCCGCTTCCAATTTATTTGGCACACCGTTTAACACAAAGACTAGCTGAAGTTAGAAAAGAAGGAATAGTTCCTTATCTTCGCCCAGATGGTAAAGCTCAAATCTCTGTGAAATATGTTGATGGAAATCCTGTTTCAGTTGAAACTGTTGTAATATCTACTCAACATTCACCAGAGACTAGCCAAGAGCAGATCCACAAAGATGTGATTGAAGAGGTTATTAAACACGTAATCCCTGCAGATATGATGCATGATAATACAGTGTACCATATCAACCCGACAGGAAAATTTGTAATCGGTGGACCACAAGGTGATGCCGGTTTAACTGGACGTAAGATTATAGTTGATACTTATGGTGGAAGTTGTCCTCACGGCGGTGGAGCATTCTCAGGAAAAGATCCAACTAAAGTTGATAGAAGTGCCGCTTATGCAGCTAGATGGGTTGCTAAAAACTTGGTAGCCTCAGGTGCTTGTGATAAAGCAACACTTCAAGTAGCTTATGCAATTGGAGTAGTTAAACCTGTATCTATTATGGTTGATACTCAAGGGACTGCAAAAGTAGATGAATCTAAAATTGAAGAGTGTGTAAAAGAGTTATTTGATCTTTCACCAAAAGGTATTATAGATTCACTTGATCTTCTTCGTCCTATCTATAGAAAAACTGCAGCTTACGGGCATTTTGGACGTGAAGAATTCCCTTGGGAACAAACAAATAAAGTTGAAGAGATTAAAAACTTTTTAAATCTTTAA
- a CDS encoding HIT domain-containing protein: MHTIIYEDKEIYIEKHESELPWVKIFTQEPYKELGDMPKKLRTRLWNVYDIVEFHMKFYYKPDKINMASFANKLPRVHIHVIARFESDSWFPNTVWEEKVRESNLNLPDEDKFFKELHIALTDQAKNLVTHDRRSTDRRR, from the coding sequence GTGCACACTATTATTTATGAAGATAAAGAAATATACATTGAGAAGCATGAATCTGAACTTCCATGGGTAAAAATATTCACACAAGAACCTTATAAAGAATTAGGGGATATGCCAAAAAAACTAAGAACTCGCTTGTGGAACGTATATGATATAGTTGAGTTTCATATGAAATTTTATTATAAACCAGATAAAATCAACATGGCTTCGTTTGCAAATAAACTACCGCGTGTACATATACATGTAATAGCAAGATTTGAATCAGACAGCTGGTTTCCAAATACTGTTTGGGAAGAAAAAGTAAGAGAATCAAATCTAAATCTTCCAGATGAAGATAAATTTTTTAAAGAGCTTCACATTGCTCTAACTGATCAGGCAAAAAATCTTGTTACACACGATAGAAGAAGTACAGATAGAAGAAGGTAG
- the ndk gene encoding nucleoside-diphosphate kinase encodes MERTLSIIKPDAVAKGVIGKILDRFESNGLKIAATKKIQLTRSDAEAFYAIHAERPFFNDLVDFMISGPVVVSVLEGENAMAKNRELMGATNPKEAEAGTIRADFAENIDANAVHGSDSVENAAVEIAFFFSAREIS; translated from the coding sequence ATGGAACGTACACTATCAATTATTAAACCAGATGCCGTTGCAAAGGGTGTTATTGGTAAAATATTAGACCGTTTTGAGAGTAATGGACTTAAAATTGCAGCAACAAAAAAAATTCAGTTAACTCGTTCAGATGCTGAAGCTTTTTACGCAATCCATGCTGAAAGACCTTTCTTTAACGACTTAGTTGACTTCATGATCTCTGGTCCAGTTGTAGTTTCAGTACTTGAAGGTGAAAATGCAATGGCTAAAAACCGTGAGTTAATGGGAGCTACTAATCCTAAAGAAGCTGAAGCTGGAACTATCCGTGCTGATTTTGCTGAAAATATCGATGCAAATGCAGTTCATGGAAGTGATTCAGTTGAAAATGCTGCAGTTGAGATTGCATTTTTCTTCTCAGCGAGAGAAATTTCATAA
- a CDS encoding 4Fe-4S dicluster domain-containing protein, translating to MAVYINDTCINCGACIDECPVEAIVDEDDNPTGEEIYYVYGDKCVECVDHHDEPACATACPTEGCITWDAIGDSPAHRDDITDEQRSNKEPIVE from the coding sequence ATGGCAGTATATATTAATGATACATGTATTAACTGTGGTGCTTGTATTGACGAGTGTCCAGTAGAAGCAATCGTTGATGAGGATGATAATCCGACAGGTGAAGAGATTTATTACGTTTACGGTGATAAATGTGTAGAATGTGTAGATCATCACGATGAGCCTGCATGTGCTACTGCATGTCCTACTGAAGGATGTATTACATGGGATGCAATCGGTGATTCACCAGCACACCGTGATGATATTACAGATGAGCAACGTTCTAACAAAGAACCTATTGTAGAATAA
- a CDS encoding DEAD/DEAH box helicase, whose product MQENAQNETTEQEAQPTLTFQDLGLKKQILNSIKKAGFTAPSPIQAQAIPVVLSGRDMVGQAHTGTGKTAAFGLPALNNMKRESGVEVLVITPTRELATQVSDELFKYGKDLGVKTTTIYGGSSYKRQIDLIKRGAGIVVATPGRLLDILKRDMLEDFAPSMVILDEADEMLDMGFLDDINEIFSYLPTDRQTLLFSATMPKPIKLLAERILENPEFISITKGETTNADITQQYYVIDESERDDAIIRLMDAEETGKSVVFCRTKSEVDRLSNVLSNAGYLANGLHGDMEQRQRETVISGFKKNSVKVLVATDVAARGIHVNNITHVFNYHIPFDPESYVHRIGRTGRAGTKGKAITLLTPHEFKELQKIKKKVGTTMEHAFVPSKNDLRESSLKSLVANIEDHKIYDEAHRVLDMLKNDIDEETIMYKLVSMLLDKQSVKGPADIGIPAEKLTKILERLEKQGDRGGNSRGRSRGRGNFRGGRSSRSGGGDRNSSRARRGNNNGGRNKYKNTKD is encoded by the coding sequence ATGCAAGAGAATGCACAAAACGAAACAACTGAGCAAGAAGCTCAACCAACACTAACGTTCCAAGACCTTGGTCTTAAAAAACAGATCTTAAACTCTATTAAAAAAGCAGGTTTTACTGCTCCAAGCCCTATCCAAGCTCAAGCAATTCCTGTTGTTCTAAGTGGTCGTGATATGGTAGGCCAAGCTCATACCGGTACTGGTAAAACAGCAGCGTTTGGACTTCCTGCACTTAACAACATGAAAAGAGAATCAGGTGTTGAAGTACTAGTTATCACACCAACACGTGAACTTGCTACTCAGGTAAGTGACGAACTGTTCAAATATGGTAAAGACTTAGGTGTTAAAACTACAACTATTTATGGTGGTAGCTCTTATAAGCGCCAGATAGATCTCATTAAACGTGGAGCTGGTATCGTAGTAGCTACACCTGGTCGCTTGTTAGATATCTTAAAGCGTGACATGTTAGAAGACTTTGCACCTAGCATGGTTATTCTTGATGAAGCTGATGAGATGCTTGATATGGGATTTTTGGATGATATTAATGAGATTTTCTCATACCTTCCAACAGATCGTCAAACTCTTTTATTCTCAGCTACTATGCCAAAACCTATTAAACTTTTAGCTGAGCGCATTTTAGAAAATCCTGAATTTATATCAATCACAAAAGGTGAGACTACAAACGCAGATATTACTCAACAATATTATGTAATTGATGAGAGTGAGCGTGATGATGCTATTATCCGTTTAATGGATGCAGAAGAGACTGGTAAAAGTGTAGTATTTTGCCGTACAAAAAGTGAAGTTGATAGACTAAGTAATGTTTTAAGCAATGCAGGTTACTTGGCAAACGGTCTTCATGGAGATATGGAGCAACGCCAACGTGAAACTGTGATCAGCGGATTTAAGAAAAATTCTGTAAAAGTACTGGTTGCAACTGACGTTGCAGCACGTGGTATTCATGTAAACAATATTACTCACGTATTTAACTACCATATTCCGTTTGATCCAGAGTCTTATGTACACCGTATAGGTAGAACAGGCCGTGCAGGGACTAAGGGTAAAGCTATTACACTTTTAACTCCTCATGAATTTAAAGAGCTTCAAAAGATTAAGAAAAAAGTCGGAACTACAATGGAACATGCATTTGTTCCAAGTAAAAACGACTTAAGAGAGAGTTCACTTAAATCACTTGTTGCTAATATAGAAGATCATAAGATATATGATGAAGCTCATAGAGTTTTAGATATGTTAAAAAATGACATAGACGAAGAAACTATCATGTATAAACTTGTGTCTATGCTACTAGACAAACAAAGTGTTAAAGGTCCTGCAGATATTGGTATACCTGCTGAGAAACTTACTAAAATACTAGAAAGACTTGAAAAGCAAGGTGACAGAGGTGGAAATAGCCGTGGTCGTTCACGCGGACGTGGTAACTTCCGTGGTGGTCGTAGTAGTCGCAGTGGCGGTGGAGATAGAAACTCTAGCCGTGCACGCCGCGGAAACAATAACGGCGGACGTAATAAATATAAAAACACTAAAGATTAA
- a CDS encoding sugar phosphorylase, with translation MSVDEHEIETIDDSLKFLYGEEDAKKASLLIDELIEKYKDLIVSKPYTMSHKDTILITYGDQVQCPEESPLETLKRFLDKHLKGVLNSVHILPFYPYSSDDGFSVIDYSEVDPKLGSWKEIEDISSDYRLMVDGVINHMSQYSKWFKAYLNRDEDYKEYFIDLDPSTDLSKVVRPRTSELLSEFTDVDGKVHNIWTTFSKDQVDLNYASYKVLLAVLDALFYYIQKGATLIRFDAIAFIWKEIGTECVHLEQTHELIQLMRDVLHQVAPEVIIITETNVPHSENISYFGTGEDEAQMVYNFAMPPLLVHSILTGDTSKLTSWAQTLELPNDKVCFFNFTASHDGVGVRPVSDILDDKEIEFLVKKTEEHGGLVSYRGTEEGHKPYELNCSYIDILSHPDDPDALRTKRMMVTQAVTLSMPGVAGVYFHSLVGSKNYHEGVEFTGINRSINREKFNYSSLEDKLNRDGTIENMIFSSYKKLISIRTDEKSFNPFGEFEFLDLHKSVFSILQHSLDKTESILALHNFSDDVVEFELPKKCTKPLSDLLSIQTLEPGDKVVLERYQVMWLKY, from the coding sequence ATGTCGGTTGACGAACATGAGATAGAAACTATTGATGATAGTTTGAAATTTCTATATGGTGAAGAAGATGCAAAAAAAGCATCATTACTTATAGATGAACTTATAGAAAAATATAAAGATTTAATAGTATCTAAACCATATACCATGAGCCATAAAGACACTATACTGATCACATACGGAGATCAAGTTCAGTGCCCGGAGGAATCTCCGCTTGAAACATTAAAACGCTTTTTAGATAAACATCTAAAAGGTGTGCTTAACTCTGTACATATTTTGCCGTTTTATCCATACTCTTCAGATGATGGTTTTTCCGTAATTGACTATAGTGAGGTTGATCCAAAACTAGGTTCATGGAAAGAGATAGAGGACATAAGTAGTGATTACAGACTTATGGTAGATGGAGTGATTAACCATATGTCGCAGTATTCTAAATGGTTCAAAGCTTATCTTAATAGAGATGAAGACTATAAAGAGTATTTTATAGATTTGGATCCATCAACAGATCTCAGTAAAGTTGTAAGGCCTCGTACCTCAGAACTTTTATCTGAATTTACAGATGTAGACGGGAAGGTTCATAATATTTGGACAACTTTTTCAAAAGATCAGGTAGATCTTAATTACGCTTCTTATAAGGTATTACTAGCTGTTTTAGATGCGCTTTTTTACTATATACAAAAAGGTGCTACTCTTATCCGCTTTGATGCTATTGCGTTTATTTGGAAAGAGATTGGAACAGAGTGTGTTCATCTAGAACAAACTCATGAGTTGATTCAATTAATGCGCGATGTCCTTCACCAGGTTGCCCCTGAAGTTATAATTATTACAGAGACAAATGTACCACATAGTGAGAATATATCTTATTTCGGTACTGGGGAAGATGAAGCTCAAATGGTTTATAATTTTGCTATGCCTCCACTATTGGTTCACTCTATACTTACTGGAGATACTTCTAAGCTTACAAGCTGGGCACAAACTTTAGAATTGCCAAATGACAAGGTTTGTTTTTTTAATTTTACTGCTTCGCACGATGGTGTAGGAGTCAGACCAGTCAGCGATATATTAGATGATAAAGAGATAGAGTTTTTGGTTAAAAAAACAGAGGAACACGGAGGTTTAGTGTCATATAGAGGTACAGAAGAGGGTCATAAACCTTATGAGCTTAACTGTTCTTACATTGATATACTTTCCCACCCTGATGATCCTGATGCACTAAGAACAAAAAGGATGATGGTAACTCAAGCTGTCACCCTGTCAATGCCTGGTGTAGCCGGTGTATATTTTCACTCTCTAGTAGGTTCTAAAAACTATCACGAGGGTGTTGAGTTTACAGGAATTAATAGAAGTATAAATCGTGAAAAATTTAACTATAGTTCCTTAGAGGATAAATTAAATCGCGATGGTACTATAGAGAATATGATCTTTTCATCATATAAAAAATTGATATCGATAAGAACGGATGAGAAATCTTTTAACCCTTTTGGGGAGTTTGAGTTTTTGGATCTGCACAAAAGCGTATTCTCTATTTTACAGCACTCTTTAGACAAAACAGAGTCTATTTTGGCACTTCATAATTTTTCTGATGATGTTGTTGAATTTGAATTGCCAAAAAAATGTACTAAACCTCTAAGTGATCTGTTGTCCATCCAAACTTTAGAGCCTGGTGATAAAGTTGTTTTAGAGAGATACCAAGTTATGTGGTTAAAATATTAG
- the rpmF gene encoding 50S ribosomal protein L32 — MAVPKRRVSHSRSAKRRTHYKIKLARPVKDKDGTYKLPHHINPTTGEYK, encoded by the coding sequence ATGGCAGTACCTAAGAGAAGAGTATCTCATTCACGTTCAGCGAAAAGAAGAACTCACTATAAAATCAAACTAGCTCGTCCGGTAAAAGATAAAGATGGAACTTACAAGTTACCACACCATATCAATCCAACTACTGGTGAGTATAAATAA
- a CDS encoding DNA recombination protein RmuC, whose translation MELYPMLFIISVVIAIIFVILFLKQNNSFKELELNYAVLQTKYDHEIKSSKEKLSVLQSAKDELSNEFKILANKIFEDKTKSFDLAHEKQFEMMLKPFREQISNFSKLSQEQFQEELKDRHLLKDELKRLKQMNEQLSQDALNLTNALKGESKTQGNWGEIVLERILEESGLRKGEEYELQMHLKDENGKRYLPDVVIHMPQNRDIIVDSKVSLTAYERFIAIDDNEQKDKALKEHINSIIKHIDELSTKQYEKLENINTLDYVLMFMPIEGAFLLALEYDGEFFKRAYESNILVVSPSTLMVTLRTIEHIWRTQRQEENAKKIASEAEAMYDKLVGFVDEMKKIGTQIDKTKESYDIAMNRLKSGRGNVIKRAQNLVGLGLKPKKSLSIRSEEDA comes from the coding sequence TTGGAACTGTATCCTATGCTCTTTATAATTTCTGTTGTTATTGCGATTATTTTTGTTATTTTATTTTTAAAACAGAACAACTCTTTTAAAGAGCTAGAGTTAAATTATGCAGTATTACAAACAAAATATGATCATGAGATAAAATCCTCAAAAGAGAAGTTAAGCGTGCTACAAAGTGCTAAAGATGAACTTTCAAACGAATTTAAAATTTTGGCAAATAAGATATTTGAAGATAAAACAAAAAGCTTTGACTTAGCACATGAAAAACAGTTTGAAATGATGTTGAAACCTTTTCGTGAACAGATAAGCAACTTCTCAAAACTCTCCCAAGAACAGTTTCAAGAGGAATTAAAAGACAGACATCTGTTAAAAGATGAGTTAAAACGATTAAAACAGATGAATGAGCAGTTAAGCCAAGATGCACTTAATCTTACAAATGCACTAAAGGGTGAGAGTAAAACACAGGGTAACTGGGGTGAGATAGTACTTGAGAGAATTCTTGAAGAATCAGGACTTCGCAAAGGTGAAGAGTATGAACTTCAAATGCATCTCAAAGATGAGAATGGAAAAAGATACCTTCCAGATGTTGTGATTCATATGCCGCAAAATAGAGATATTATAGTTGACTCAAAAGTTTCTTTAACTGCGTATGAGCGTTTTATAGCTATAGATGATAATGAGCAAAAAGATAAGGCATTAAAAGAGCATATAAACTCAATAATCAAACATATAGATGAGCTAAGCACAAAGCAGTATGAAAAACTTGAAAATATAAATACACTGGATTATGTACTTATGTTTATGCCGATAGAGGGTGCTTTTTTGTTAGCACTCGAATATGACGGTGAGTTTTTCAAACGTGCATACGAGAGTAATATTCTTGTAGTATCACCATCTACTCTTATGGTAACACTTCGTACAATTGAGCATATCTGGCGTACTCAAAGACAAGAAGAAAATGCAAAAAAAATTGCAAGTGAAGCTGAGGCAATGTATGATAAACTTGTGGGTTTTGTAGATGAGATGAAAAAAATCGGGACTCAGATCGATAAAACAAAAGAGAGTTACGACATAGCAATGAACAGACTAAAATCAGGTCGTGGTAATGTTATTAAACGTGCTCAAAACCTTGTAGGTTTAGGGTTGAAACCTAAAAAAAGTTTGAGTATAAGAAGTGAAGAAGATGCGTAA
- the plsX gene encoding phosphate acyltransferase PlsX: MVKIAIDAMGGDFGPEPIVKGCVQALKQKRFIPILVGKKDEILPLLPRSYRDKISIVDTDDVISMSDAATDAVKRKESTIYVAMELVRNGEADGVVSAGHSGATMTLATLRLGRLTGVLRPALASLMPTKSKRRSILMDVGANVDSKPEHLAQFAIMGGCYAEDLFKIDTPSIGLLANGEEDSKGNEVTKATFKILQGYKGFKGNVEGGDIFNASTDVIVCDGFVGNLVLKSSEGVASTVSGLIKEYIRKSPISITGALLMRKVFKLLKKQIDYEEVGGAPLIGIKGCAIVSHGKSGPKAIKNAIFQAINYTETGVNEHIISRIAALNEKQSS; the protein is encoded by the coding sequence ATGGTAAAAATTGCTATTGATGCAATGGGTGGGGACTTCGGTCCTGAACCAATTGTTAAAGGTTGTGTGCAAGCACTAAAACAAAAAAGATTTATACCAATTCTTGTGGGTAAAAAAGACGAAATTTTACCTCTGTTACCAAGAAGTTATAGAGATAAGATTTCTATAGTAGATACAGATGATGTAATATCTATGAGTGATGCTGCTACAGATGCAGTAAAACGTAAAGAGAGTACTATCTACGTTGCTATGGAACTTGTAAGAAACGGTGAGGCTGATGGTGTAGTTTCAGCTGGTCACAGCGGTGCAACAATGACACTAGCTACGCTTAGACTTGGTCGTCTTACTGGTGTACTACGTCCAGCATTAGCATCCTTGATGCCGACTAAATCAAAAAGAAGATCTATTCTAATGGATGTTGGTGCAAATGTTGATTCAAAACCTGAACACTTAGCACAATTTGCAATTATGGGTGGATGTTATGCAGAAGATCTATTTAAAATAGACACACCTAGTATTGGTTTACTTGCAAACGGTGAAGAAGACTCTAAAGGAAATGAAGTTACAAAAGCTACTTTTAAAATTCTTCAAGGATATAAAGGTTTTAAAGGTAACGTAGAGGGTGGAGACATATTCAACGCTTCTACAGACGTTATCGTATGTGATGGATTTGTTGGAAATCTTGTACTGAAATCTAGTGAGGGTGTAGCTTCAACTGTTAGTGGACTTATAAAAGAATACATTCGTAAATCTCCAATATCGATCACCGGCGCACTTCTAATGAGAAAAGTTTTTAAACTTCTTAAAAAGCAGATCGATTATGAAGAGGTAGGTGGAGCACCACTTATCGGAATTAAAGGTTGTGCAATCGTTAGCCATGGAAAAAGTGGTCCAAAAGCTATAAAAAATGCAATCTTTCAAGCTATTAACTATACTGAGACAGGTGTTAATGAACACATAATTAGTCGTATAGCTGCTTTAAATGAAAAACAATCTAGTTAA
- a CDS encoding beta-ketoacyl-ACP synthase III, translating to MAYAAFRSIGAYVPKKILTNEDLAKMVDTSDEWITKRTGIKERHIAAENEYTSDMGAKAAELAIQRSGVAKEDIDLVVCATISPDYFCMPSTATIISTKLGLPNVQAFDISAACTGFVYILSIAKAFIESGMKKNVLIIGAEKLSAITDYEDRGTCILFGDGAGAAVISATDNKDEAIIDIHTGADGEFADLLMTPNGGSGSAHDSLDQEANSCFMQMKGNETFKVAVRTLTKDVVDILETNNIKSEDIKHFVPHQANYRIIKAVGDALKLKEEQVVLTVAKYGNTSGASIPMAINDVYEAGNLKAGELMLLDAFGGGLTWGSALVPFSPKK from the coding sequence ATGGCTTATGCTGCTTTTCGCTCTATAGGGGCTTATGTACCAAAAAAGATTTTAACAAATGAAGATCTTGCAAAAATGGTAGACACTTCAGACGAGTGGATAACAAAACGTACCGGTATAAAAGAGCGTCATATTGCTGCAGAGAATGAATATACTTCTGATATGGGTGCTAAAGCCGCAGAACTTGCAATACAGAGAAGCGGTGTTGCCAAAGAAGATATAGACTTAGTTGTATGTGCAACGATATCACCTGATTATTTTTGTATGCCATCAACTGCAACAATTATCTCAACAAAACTGGGACTACCAAATGTACAAGCTTTTGATATATCAGCTGCATGTACGGGTTTTGTGTATATCCTTTCAATCGCAAAGGCTTTTATCGAGTCAGGCATGAAAAAAAATGTTCTTATTATCGGAGCTGAAAAATTATCAGCTATTACAGACTATGAAGATCGCGGGACATGTATTTTATTTGGTGATGGTGCAGGAGCTGCAGTTATCAGTGCAACCGATAACAAAGATGAAGCTATAATCGATATTCATACAGGTGCTGATGGTGAGTTTGCAGATCTTCTAATGACTCCAAACGGTGGAAGCGGATCAGCTCACGATTCACTTGACCAAGAAGCAAATAGCTGTTTTATGCAGATGAAAGGTAACGAGACTTTCAAAGTTGCTGTTCGTACACTTACTAAAGATGTTGTTGATATTTTAGAGACAAACAATATAAAAAGTGAAGATATAAAACACTTTGTTCCACACCAAGCCAACTATAGAATTATAAAAGCTGTAGGCGATGCTCTAAAGTTAAAAGAGGAGCAAGTAGTATTAACTGTTGCAAAATACGGTAATACATCAGGAGCTTCAATACCAATGGCAATAAATGATGTTTATGAAGCAGGTAATTTAAAAGCAGGTGAGTTGATGCTTCTTGATGCTTTTGGCGGTGGTCTTACTTGGGGATCTGCACTAGTGCCGTTTTCCCCTAAAAAGTAG
- the galU gene encoding UTP--glucose-1-phosphate uridylyltransferase GalU, with the protein MIRKCLFPAAGYGTRFLPATKAMPKEMLPILTKPLIQYGVEEAMEAGCEVMAVITGRGKRAITDHFDISYELEHQIQGSSKEKMLDGIREIIDKCTFTYTRQNEMKGLGDAIYKGNVLVGFNNPFAVILADDLCVNPNGDGILKQMVDVYNKYKCCVIATMEVPNEEIHKYGVIEGNEIEDGIFMVSNMIEKPDNDKAPTNQAVIGRYILTPDIFEMIKNTKPGKNGELQITDALCEQAKKGMVIAYKFKGKRFDCGSVEGFVEATNYFYELEKNQLD; encoded by the coding sequence ATGATAAGAAAATGTTTATTCCCAGCTGCTGGGTACGGTACAAGGTTTTTACCTGCAACTAAGGCTATGCCAAAGGAGATGTTACCGATACTTACTAAGCCGTTAATTCAATATGGTGTTGAAGAGGCTATGGAAGCAGGATGTGAAGTTATGGCTGTTATTACAGGTCGTGGTAAGCGTGCCATAACAGATCACTTTGATATCTCTTATGAGTTAGAACATCAGATACAAGGTTCATCAAAAGAGAAGATGCTTGATGGTATAAGGGAAATTATTGATAAATGTACATTTACATATACAAGACAAAATGAGATGAAAGGTCTTGGAGATGCTATATATAAAGGAAATGTACTTGTTGGATTTAATAATCCTTTTGCAGTAATTCTTGCAGATGATTTGTGTGTAAATCCTAATGGTGATGGTATATTGAAGCAAATGGTAGATGTGTATAACAAATATAAGTGTTGTGTTATAGCTACTATGGAAGTACCAAATGAAGAGATCCATAAATACGGTGTAATAGAAGGTAACGAGATCGAAGACGGTATATTCATGGTATCAAACATGATTGAAAAACCAGATAATGATAAAGCACCTACTAACCAAGCAGTAATTGGTCGATATATATTAACTCCTGATATATTTGAGATGATCAAAAATACAAAACCTGGAAAAAACGGTGAATTACAAATTACGGATGCACTGTGTGAACAAGCTAAAAAAGGTATGGTTATAGCATACAAATTTAAAGGTAAAAGATTTGACTGTGGAAGTGTAGAAGGGTTTGTTGAAGCAACAAATTATTTTTATGAATTAGAGAAAAATCAATTAGATTAA